Within Thermus sp. CCB_US3_UF1, the genomic segment CCAAACCCGGGAGCTGAGCGCCACCGAGGAGGAGGCGCGCAAGTTCTATGCGGAAAACCCCGCCCTCTTCACCGTACCGGCCAGCGCCGAGGTGGTGGGGGCCACCTTCGCAGCGGAGGCCAAGGCCAAGGCCTTCCGCGAAGCCGCCCTTAGGGGCGGGGACCTCCAGGCCCTGGCCAAGGCCCAAGGGGGCTCGGTGACCGAGTACGGCACCGTCAACCCCAACCAGCTTCCCGCGGTGCTGGACCGGCTGGTCTTCAAGGTGAAGGAAACCTTCCCCCAGGGCCCCTTGGGGGAGGTGAGCGAGGTGGTGAAGCTGGAGGACGGCACCTTCGCCGTGCTCCTCATCAAGAACCGCAAGCCGGAAACCCTCAAGCCCTACGCCCAGGTGATGGAGGAGGCCAAGGCAGGGGTGATAGGCCGCAAGCGGCAGCAGGCGGCCCAGGCCCTCATCCAGAAGCTCCGCCAGGAGGCCAAGGTGGAAAACCGCCTAAGCCAGGTGCTGGCCGAGCTCACCCCCAAGACGGAGGAGAAGCCCAAGGAAGAAGCGCCCAAAGAGGCGCCCGCCAAGCCTTAGGCCCAGGGGACCTGTCCGCAGGGGGGCCCAAAGGCCCCCCGCTTTTTAAGATGGGGGCATGGACCTCCCCAAGCTCCTCACCCTGTACTACGAGGAACGCCCCGACCCAGAAGACCCCTTGCTGCGGGTGGCCTTCGGCACCAGCGGCCACCGGGGCACCAGCCTCAAGGGCACCTTCACCGAGGCCCACGTCCTGGCCATCGCCCAGGCCATCGCCGACCTGAGGGCCTCCTTTGGGGCCACAGGGCCCCTTTTCCTGGCCAAGGACACCCACGCCCTTTCCCAGCCTGCCTGGGCCACGGCCCTAAGCGTATTCGCCGCCAACGGGATCGAGGTCCTGGTGGAGCCTGAGGAGGGGTATACGCCCACCCCTCTGGTCTCCCTGGCCATCCTGGAGCACAACGCCCATCACTCGGCCAAGGCGGATGGGGTCCTCCTCACCCCGAGCCACAATCCCCCCGAGGATGGGGGCTTCAAGTACAACCCCCCCACGGGGGGTCCGGCGGACACCCGGGTCACCAAGGCCATTGAGGCCCGGGCCAACGCCCTCCTCAAGGAGGGCCTGAAGGGGGTGAAGCGGCTTCCCCTCAAGGAGGCCAAGGGGCGGGCCAAGGCCTTTGACTACGCCGGTCTCTACGTGGCCCGGATCAAGGAAGCGGTGGACCTCGAGGCCATCCGGGCCTCCGGGCTGCGGATCGGCGTGGACCCCTTGGGGGGGGCAAGCCTCCGGGTCTGGGAGCGCCTGGCGGAGGCCTACCGCCTGAACCTGGAGGTGGTAAACCCCATCCTGGACCCCACCTTCCGCTTCATGCCCCCCGACCACGACGGCAAGATCCGCATGGACTGCTCCAGCCCCTACGCCATGGCAGGCCTCCTGGCCCTCAAGGACCGGTACGATCTGGCTATCGGCAACGACCCCGACGCCGACCGCCACGGCATCGTGACCCCCAGGGGCCTCATGAACCCCAACCACTACCTGGCCGCCGCCCTCCACCACCTCTTCACCACCCGGGCCTGGCCTGGGGCCAAGGTGGGCAAAACCGCCGTCACCTCAGCCCTCCTGGACCGGGTGGCCGCCGCCTTGGGCCGGGAGGTCTACGAGACCCCGGTGGGCTTCAAGTACTTCGTGGCCGGGCTGTTGGAGGGCTGGCTGGGCTTTGGGGGTGAGGAGAGCGCCGGGGCAAGCTTCCTCCGCTTGGATGGCCGCCCCTTCTCTACCGACAAGGACGGGATCCTCCTGGGCCTTTTGGCCGCAGAGATGGCCGCCAAGGAGGGCAAGGCCCCGGACGAGGTCTACGAGGCCCTGGCCCAAGGCCTGGGCCGCCCCTACTACGCCCGCAAGGACCTGCCCATCTCCCCCGAGGCCAAGGCCAAACTGGCCCGCCTCTCCCCCGAGGACGTGGGGGAGAAGGAGCTGGCCGGGGAGCCCATCCGGGCCGTCCTCACCCGGGCCCCGGGGAACGGGGAGCCCTTGGGGGGCCTCAAGGTGGTGACCGAAAACGCCTGGTTCGCCGCCCGGCCCAGCGGCACCGAGGACGTGGCCAAGGTCTATGCGGAAAGCTTCCGGGGGGAAGAGCACCTGGAGGCCGTGCTCCAGGCCGCTTTGGCCCTGGTGGCCAAGGTGCTGGCCTAGCCCTTCACCGCCCCCGCGGTAAGCCCGGCCACGATGCGCTGCTGGAAGATGAGGACCAGGACCACCAGGGGCACCGTGACCACCACGCTGGCGGCCATGATGGAACCCCAGGGGATCTCAAAGGGGGTGGCCCCGCCGAAGCTGGCGATGGCGGGGGGTACGGTTTTTACCGCATCCCCTACGGTGAAGGTAAGGGCAAAGAGGTACTCGTTCCAGGCGGCG encodes:
- the pgm gene encoding phosphoglucomutase (alpha-D-glucose-1,6-bisphosphate-dependent), translated to MDLPKLLTLYYEERPDPEDPLLRVAFGTSGHRGTSLKGTFTEAHVLAIAQAIADLRASFGATGPLFLAKDTHALSQPAWATALSVFAANGIEVLVEPEEGYTPTPLVSLAILEHNAHHSAKADGVLLTPSHNPPEDGGFKYNPPTGGPADTRVTKAIEARANALLKEGLKGVKRLPLKEAKGRAKAFDYAGLYVARIKEAVDLEAIRASGLRIGVDPLGGASLRVWERLAEAYRLNLEVVNPILDPTFRFMPPDHDGKIRMDCSSPYAMAGLLALKDRYDLAIGNDPDADRHGIVTPRGLMNPNHYLAAALHHLFTTRAWPGAKVGKTAVTSALLDRVAAALGREVYETPVGFKYFVAGLLEGWLGFGGEESAGASFLRLDGRPFSTDKDGILLGLLAAEMAAKEGKAPDEVYEALAQGLGRPYYARKDLPISPEAKAKLARLSPEDVGEKELAGEPIRAVLTRAPGNGEPLGGLKVVTENAWFAARPSGTEDVAKVYAESFRGEEHLEAVLQAALALVAKVLA